A window of Theileria parva strain Muguga chromosome 4 map unlocalized ctg_529, whole genome shotgun sequence genomic DNA:
ACCGTTACTGAGTCTTGATAACTTCTGAGGCACATATCCATATCTTACTCTGCTTGTATTCTTATTTATCTTCACATTTAGTacaactaataatattttctgATAACATGTGTTTGTTACCTGCATATTCAAAAACATTTCCATTGCAGTTTCCAGGTCCATCCTAAAGtcaatttatcattttatattaaattaccATATCTAGTCTGAAGTTTCCTTTATCGCCCCAATTTGGTCCCCAGCTGTTCCGAATTAACCAATATCTCCGGTTTTCATTATACTCATTCACATAGTTACCATATCCAATTATAACCATCGAATGGGTTCTAAACAATATTGTGactattaaaatttttaattagaTACCCGTTTCCATAATGACAGAGATTAAGAACTTTTGTGCCATCGTGATCTGGTTTTAGTACTGATTTCCCTTTCATGCTGATCACTACACTACCCTTTTCCTTTATCATATCCTTTACCAAGTTTATAAACTCGTTTTTATCACCATACTCTTCCCTtttaatctaaaaaatattaattcagATATATATTTCATTACCAGTATGAATCCTTTGAACGAGttcaatttattagttttcGGTGACAGTAATTCTATTCTAGGCTTCTGGTTTATCCAACCGTAATCCCACTTTGGGCATGTGTTCAACACCGGAACATCATACTTCACATT
This region includes:
- the SERA gene encoding Papain family cysteine protease family protein, with protein sequence MESATKQVRRFSEMYIASCLSIGNRDPCKGGNTYDFSQIISQFEFIPSKDNVKYDVPVLNTCPKWDYGWINQKPRIELLSPKTNKLNSFKGFILIKREEYGDKNEFINLVKDMIKEKGSVVISMKGKSVLKPDHDGTKVLNLCHYGNGTHSMVIIGYGNYVNEYNENRRYWLIRNSWGPNWGDKGNFRLDMDGPGNCNGNVTNTCYQKILLVVLNVKINKNTSRVRYGYVPQKLSRLSNGVTKKINVKFDNKVYSRLLFLEGKNNYSKYIIGQGNSQIDCNRAFSINKDRNEECVEKCERNLEKCKSYELKDVGLCLFSIDNDYDCMMCGV